A DNA window from Halorubrum sp. DM2 contains the following coding sequences:
- a CDS encoding ParA family protein — MQATTLALVGATGGAGTTRTAVELAAMGARGGDDVAVVDAAFTTQGLSEYVAGRIDPDLTALLTDDTDAPLSAAAYPVAGTRDAARSGSGGERGKSRGGDGDRDGPVLSGRVDAVPARAPFERVARAKTAEAARKLEQRIDEAATTYDAVVVDAAPAGSNEAVAAATSADRAAAVRPATAHGGDATQRLRGRIADVGGSLDATLAVEHPGAGETDGDPAADDAGRNGSGVVRVPATDPEVRAAPTAASRGDAYARAIAVAYEAAFDASLDVEFPEQGLIDRITS, encoded by the coding sequence ATGCAGGCGACGACGCTCGCGCTGGTCGGGGCGACCGGCGGCGCGGGAACGACGCGGACCGCGGTCGAGCTGGCGGCGATGGGCGCTCGCGGCGGCGACGACGTCGCGGTCGTCGACGCCGCGTTCACCACGCAGGGGCTCTCCGAGTACGTGGCCGGCCGGATCGATCCGGACCTCACCGCGCTCCTCACCGACGATACGGACGCGCCGCTGTCGGCGGCGGCGTACCCGGTCGCCGGGACGCGCGACGCCGCGCGGTCCGGATCCGGCGGCGAGCGCGGCAAGAGCAGGGGCGGCGACGGGGACCGCGACGGACCGGTCCTCTCGGGACGCGTCGACGCGGTGCCGGCGCGGGCACCCTTCGAGCGCGTCGCGCGGGCGAAGACCGCGGAGGCCGCCCGGAAGCTGGAACAGCGGATCGACGAGGCGGCGACGACGTACGACGCGGTGGTCGTCGACGCCGCGCCCGCGGGGTCGAACGAGGCGGTCGCGGCCGCGACGAGCGCCGACCGCGCGGCCGCGGTCAGGCCGGCGACGGCGCACGGCGGCGATGCGACACAGCGGCTCCGCGGCCGGATCGCCGACGTCGGGGGAAGCCTCGACGCGACGCTCGCGGTCGAGCACCCCGGCGCGGGCGAGACGGACGGCGACCCCGCAGCCGACGACGCGGGACGGAACGGTTCGGGCGTCGTCCGCGTGCCGGCGACCGACCCCGAGGTGAGGGCCGCCCCGACCGCAGCATCGAGGGGAGACGCGTACGCGCGTGCGATCGCGGTCGCCTACGAGGCCGCGTTCGACGCGTCGCTCGACGTGGAGTTCCCGGAGCAGGGGCTGATAGATCGGATCACGTCCTGA